A stretch of Vigna angularis cultivar LongXiaoDou No.4 chromosome 4, ASM1680809v1, whole genome shotgun sequence DNA encodes these proteins:
- the LOC108321103 gene encoding vesicle-associated membrane protein 724, producing MSQESFIYSFVARGTVVLAEYTEFTGNFPAIAAQCLHKLPSSNNKFTYNCDHHTFNFLVEDGYAYCVVAKESVGKQISIAFLERVKADFKKRYGGGKADTAIAKSLNKEFGPVMKGHMKYIIDHAEEIEKLIKVKAQVSEVKSIMLENIDKAIERGENLTILADKTETLRSQAQDFRKQGAQVHRKMWYQNMKIKLVVLGILLFLVLVIWLSICGGFDCTN from the exons ATGAGTCAGGAATCGTTTATATATAGCTTCGTGGCTCGTGGGACAGTGGTGTTGGCTGAGTACACCGAGTTCACCGGAAACTTCCCCGCCATTGCAGCTCAGTGTCTTCACAAGCTTCCCTCTTCCAACAACAAGTTCACTTACAACTGTGACCACCACACCTTCAATTTTCTGGTTGAGGATGGTTATG CATACTGTGTTGTTGCCAAGGAATCTGTTGGCAAGCAGATCTCTATTGCTTTCCTTGAACGGGTGAAAGCAGACTTTAAGAAAAGATATGGTGGTGGAAAAGCAGATACAGCTATTGCTAAGAGTCTGAACAAGGAGTTTGG ACCAGTTATGAAAGGGCACATGAAGTATATCATCGATCATGCTGAAGAGATTGAAAAGCTAATAAAAGTGAAGGCTCAAGTTTCAGAAGTTAAGAGTATTATGTTGGAAAACATAGACAAG GCCATTGAAAGAGGAGAAAATCTAACTATTCTTGCAGATAAGACAGAGACATTGCGTTCACAG GCTCAAGATTTCAGAAAGCAAGGAGCACAAGTTCATCGAAAGATGTGGTATCAGAACATGAAAATTAAACTAGTTGTTCTGggaattttgttgtttttggtaTTGGTTATCTGGCTTTCTATTTGTGGTGGATTTGACTGTACAAACTAG